One Yoonia sp. BS5-3 genomic window carries:
- a CDS encoding carbohydrate ABC transporter permease gives MTRDWWKHMVLILGTIIVLAPFYMMVSYSFKSPGEIDRGEGGFFGRQEMMIDPRCVALRQPDRADIEAARARFAGQDDASVQASLLAETEAACSMRPVVFNYSKAFTEAPLVRYLLNGVIVTVSIFLIQIVVALPAAYALAKLKFWGRDAVFGLVLFCLLIPVHAIALPLYIGLAKLGLTNTYAALVVPWTISVFGIFLMRQFFMTVPDDLIDAARMDGMSELAIVWRVMLPTAIPALLAFAIFSVVAHWNDYFWPRIVVTGNRDLFTPPLGLREFKGDGDGSFFGPMMATATVIVTPLIVAFLLAQRRFIEGITLSGMK, from the coding sequence ATGACACGCGATTGGTGGAAACATATGGTGCTGATCCTTGGCACGATTATCGTATTGGCGCCGTTCTACATGATGGTCAGCTATTCGTTCAAAAGCCCCGGCGAAATCGACCGCGGCGAAGGCGGCTTTTTCGGCCGTCAAGAGATGATGATCGACCCGCGCTGCGTCGCCCTGCGCCAGCCGGACCGCGCCGATATCGAAGCTGCCCGCGCGCGGTTTGCGGGGCAAGACGACGCCAGCGTGCAGGCCTCTCTTTTGGCCGAGACTGAGGCTGCCTGTTCCATGCGGCCCGTTGTTTTCAACTATTCCAAAGCCTTCACCGAGGCGCCGCTTGTCCGCTATCTGCTGAATGGCGTTATCGTCACGGTATCGATCTTCCTCATCCAGATTGTTGTGGCCCTGCCTGCCGCCTATGCGCTGGCAAAGCTGAAGTTTTGGGGGCGCGATGCGGTCTTCGGGCTGGTCCTGTTCTGCTTGTTGATCCCTGTCCACGCCATTGCATTGCCGCTTTATATCGGGCTGGCGAAGTTGGGGCTGACCAACACCTATGCAGCCCTTGTCGTGCCGTGGACGATCTCGGTTTTCGGGATCTTCCTGATGCGTCAGTTCTTTATGACGGTGCCTGACGATTTGATTGACGCAGCACGGATGGACGGGATGTCCGAGCTGGCTATCGTCTGGCGGGTCATGTTGCCTACTGCGATCCCTGCGCTTTTGGCCTTCGCGATCTTTTCTGTGGTGGCTCATTGGAATGATTATTTCTGGCCGCGCATCGTCGTGACCGGAAACCGTGACCTGTTCACCCCGCCGCTGGGTCTGCGCGAGTTCAAGGGCGATGGGGACGGGTCGTTCTTTGGCCCGATGATGGCCACGGCCACTGTTATCGTCACGCCTTTGATCGTCGCATTTTTGCTGGCCCAACGCCGGTTTATCGAGGGGATCACGCTGTCTGGAATGAAGTAG
- a CDS encoding metallophosphoesterase: protein MKFIHLTDTHVIGEGTLYGEDPVIRLRAAVESINREHSDAEFVVLTGDMTHWGDAAAYARFSREIRDINMPIHFMVGNHDDTAAFGAAFPEVPEARTYLQEACDVTSRTFARGE from the coding sequence ATGAAATTTATCCATCTCACTGACACCCATGTCATCGGTGAGGGGACGCTTTATGGCGAGGACCCCGTCATACGATTGCGGGCCGCTGTCGAGTCTATCAATCGGGAACACAGCGATGCGGAGTTTGTTGTCCTGACGGGTGACATGACCCATTGGGGTGACGCTGCGGCCTATGCGCGGTTTTCGCGCGAAATCAGAGATATCAACATGCCCATACACTTTATGGTGGGCAATCACGACGATACCGCTGCTTTTGGTGCGGCTTTCCCAGAGGTACCCGAGGCTCGGACTTACCTTCAGGAGGCGTGCGACGTTACCTCGCGCACCTTCGCACGCGGCGAGTAG
- a CDS encoding phosphodiesterase — MKLVHISDIHLTAPGERMGGLNPHRRFAQALDDVRAHHSDAARIIITGDLTHWGEPAAYATLVDALKDLPCPVRLLIGNHDDRAAFLAAFPDHPQDAAGFINYAETVDDTRLIYLDTTEPRTHAGHFCSRRRDWLDAELSNCTHARLFMHHNAMALGLPAEDKIALVPEDRGPLAALLTKYRDRIDYIHFGHVHAPVHGTWCGIPFAAVRSTGNQSLPNLNEQELLDGAPMAPSYGVILAQDTGTTIHEIPFTWDGPIFSSGTKWDDWAKPVAAE, encoded by the coding sequence ATGAAGCTTGTGCATATTTCCGACATTCATTTGACAGCTCCCGGCGAACGCATGGGTGGATTGAACCCCCATAGACGTTTTGCCCAAGCGCTGGACGATGTGCGGGCGCACCACAGCGATGCCGCGCGAATCATCATTACAGGCGATTTGACCCATTGGGGCGAACCTGCGGCCTATGCGACCCTTGTGGATGCCCTGAAAGATCTGCCTTGTCCCGTGCGTCTGTTGATCGGCAACCACGATGACCGTGCGGCCTTTCTTGCGGCCTTCCCGGACCATCCCCAAGACGCGGCGGGTTTCATCAACTACGCAGAAACGGTGGACGACACGCGTCTGATCTACCTCGACACGACCGAGCCACGCACCCACGCAGGCCATTTTTGCAGCCGCCGCCGCGATTGGTTAGACGCCGAACTGTCAAACTGCACCCATGCGCGCCTGTTCATGCATCACAATGCCATGGCCCTTGGCCTGCCTGCCGAAGACAAGATCGCCCTCGTGCCGGAAGACCGCGGACCACTGGCCGCGCTTTTGACAAAGTACCGCGACCGCATCGATTACATCCATTTTGGCCATGTCCATGCGCCGGTGCACGGGACCTGGTGCGGGATTCCTTTTGCTGCCGTCCGCTCAACAGGGAACCAATCCCTGCCAAATCTGAATGAGCAGGAGCTGCTGGATGGTGCTCCGATGGCCCCGTCTTACGGGGTGATCCTGGCACAAGATACGGGCACCACCATTCATGAAATCCCTTTCACTTGGGACGGACCGATTTTTAGTTCCGGGACCAAGTGGGACGATTGGGCCAAACCAGTGGCTGCAGAATGA
- a CDS encoding ABC transporter permease — protein MEIVEILFTASFWAAAIRIASPLIFATLGEVICERAGVLNLGIEGIMVAGAFAGWMAVYSGTGLWVGVGVAMFVGMCFGLLHSTLTVPFGLSQHVVGLGVTLLATSSTYYAYRLALPEVTSPPKIEAFQPFEIPLLHKIPLIGEALFSQTPLTYLAFALVVIVSFVLYRTPLGLAVRAAGENPNAVAAQGLSVTAIRMSAVIVGSGLMAVGGAFLTMSAFDSFFFEMVNGRGWICIALVVFGSWRPGKALLGAVLFAAFDALQIRVQQTSFGAVVPYQIFLMMPYILSILALVIISRRAAVPAALMVPFNKGER, from the coding sequence ATGGAAATTGTCGAAATCCTATTTACTGCCAGTTTTTGGGCCGCTGCGATCCGCATCGCAAGCCCACTCATCTTTGCCACTTTGGGCGAGGTCATTTGCGAACGGGCTGGCGTTCTGAATCTCGGGATCGAAGGGATCATGGTCGCGGGGGCCTTTGCCGGCTGGATGGCGGTCTATTCAGGCACTGGGCTTTGGGTCGGGGTTGGCGTTGCGATGTTTGTTGGAATGTGTTTCGGTTTGCTGCATAGCACGCTCACCGTGCCGTTTGGCCTGTCACAACATGTGGTCGGATTGGGGGTGACGTTGCTGGCAACCTCATCAACCTATTACGCCTACCGATTGGCGCTGCCAGAGGTCACAAGCCCACCAAAGATCGAAGCCTTTCAACCCTTTGAAATCCCGCTTTTGCATAAGATCCCGTTGATCGGCGAAGCCCTGTTTTCACAGACGCCGCTGACATATCTTGCCTTCGCTCTGGTCGTGATTGTGAGTTTCGTGTTGTATCGGACGCCCCTTGGTCTGGCAGTACGTGCAGCAGGTGAAAATCCAAATGCGGTTGCCGCGCAAGGGCTGTCTGTCACGGCAATCCGCATGAGCGCTGTGATCGTTGGTAGCGGCCTGATGGCTGTAGGCGGTGCATTTTTGACAATGTCGGCCTTTGACAGTTTCTTTTTTGAGATGGTGAACGGACGCGGCTGGATTTGCATCGCCTTGGTGGTCTTTGGATCGTGGCGACCGGGCAAGGCGTTGCTTGGGGCGGTGCTGTTCGCGGCATTTGATGCGCTACAGATTCGGGTGCAACAAACAAGCTTTGGTGCGGTTGTACCTTACCAGATATTCCTGATGATGCCTTATATCCTGTCCATTCTCGCACTTGTCATCATATCGCGCCGCGCAGCTGTACCTGCAGCGTTGATGGTGCCATTCAATAAAGGAGAACGCTGA
- a CDS encoding ABC transporter substrate-binding protein translates to MKNTVTAMALALSATAVFAEEKVTIEFAYPYSHLFDVTYEAMMPAFNAAHPNIEVVFRATYESYEDATNTVLREAVAGNLPDVTMQGLNRQAPLVDKGIAQSLAPFIAAEADFETNGYHEAMLALSTFDDEVYGLPFSISLPVGYYNMDILNEGGITELPTTWDEVIAACQTMKANGIENPIFWGWNITGNWFVQALLWSQDKAIVEGGHVTMDSPEALVALEQMQEIFEGCEMQNLDWQAALASFSAGDIGMMFWSTSALGAVERSQGEFELVTGPFPGLGGTPMGLPAGGNAAMLTSTSDDPAVREAAWTWLKFITSGEGAAQVAMTTGYMPPNRAANEIILADFYEQNPNKQTAVDQLPLLRDWLAYPGDNGLAITQVIYDGIERIVTGDATDMQELQEELVEEIADLLPNG, encoded by the coding sequence ATGAAAAATACCGTAACTGCAATGGCTTTGGCGCTTTCCGCCACCGCCGTTTTCGCCGAGGAAAAGGTGACGATCGAGTTCGCCTATCCCTATAGCCACCTGTTTGATGTGACGTATGAAGCCATGATGCCGGCCTTCAACGCAGCCCATCCGAACATCGAGGTCGTTTTCCGCGCCACCTACGAATCCTACGAGGACGCCACAAACACCGTTCTGCGCGAAGCCGTTGCTGGCAATCTACCCGATGTGACCATGCAGGGTCTGAACCGTCAGGCACCATTGGTCGACAAGGGCATCGCCCAGTCTCTGGCACCATTCATTGCCGCCGAGGCCGATTTTGAAACAAATGGCTACCACGAAGCCATGCTGGCCCTGTCCACATTTGACGATGAAGTCTACGGCCTGCCGTTCTCGATCTCTTTGCCGGTTGGCTACTACAACATGGATATCCTAAACGAAGGTGGCATTACCGAGCTTCCAACAACTTGGGATGAGGTCATTGCCGCTTGTCAGACCATGAAAGCCAATGGCATCGAGAACCCGATTTTCTGGGGCTGGAACATCACCGGTAACTGGTTCGTACAGGCCCTGTTATGGAGCCAGGACAAAGCGATCGTCGAAGGTGGCCACGTGACTATGGACAGCCCAGAGGCACTCGTCGCGTTGGAGCAGATGCAAGAGATTTTCGAGGGCTGTGAAATGCAAAACCTCGATTGGCAGGCCGCACTTGCGTCCTTCTCTGCAGGCGATATCGGCATGATGTTCTGGTCCACTTCGGCCTTGGGCGCAGTTGAACGCAGCCAGGGCGAGTTCGAGCTGGTAACCGGCCCGTTCCCGGGCCTAGGGGGCACACCGATGGGTCTGCCTGCAGGCGGCAACGCGGCGATGCTAACCTCGACCTCGGATGACCCAGCGGTGCGTGAAGCGGCTTGGACATGGCTGAAGTTCATTACCTCCGGTGAGGGCGCAGCTCAGGTCGCCATGACGACCGGCTACATGCCCCCAAACAGGGCCGCCAACGAGATCATTCTGGCCGATTTCTACGAGCAGAACCCCAACAAACAGACCGCTGTGGACCAGCTTCCGCTACTGCGCGACTGGCTGGCCTATCCCGGTGACAACGGCTTGGCGATCACGCAGGTGATCTATGACGGGATCGAACGCATCGTCACCGGCGACGCCACCGACATGCAAGAACTGCAAGAAGAGCTGGTCGAGGAAATCGCCGACCTTCTGCCAAACGGCTAA
- a CDS encoding ABC transporter ATP-binding protein, with product MNETAVEALRLEDITKRFGALTANDAVSLSLNQGEVVALLGENGAGKTTLMNIIFGQYAADSGFVRVFGKDLPSGNSRAALDAGVGMVHQHFTLADNLTVLENITLGTEPLLRIRADWQGARARISELSAKYNLAVACDARVGALTVGERQRVEILKALYRDVRILILDEPTAVLTPQEADDLSATLRLAVADGLSIIFISHKLHEVMAIADRVVVLRHSKVIGEARTKDTNKAALAAMMMGTQADTPKVVTAAPGKTLLALTNVTTPNQGTAPGLKSVSFALKAGQIIGLAGVSGNGQAALAGLVGGTMKPSSGRLILNGKDQQNWSPRIAIQSGIARIPEDRHKTGTIADFDLTENAILERYMTEGFSKSGWLNWRSAREFTNAIIAKYDVRCPGPDTPIRLLSGGNMQKLILGRTLETNPQVILANQPVRGLDIGAVHYVHSQLLAARDRGAAVLLISEDLDEIMALSDVIHVIADGRLSPGFDRGQMTPAQLGLWMAGQGFENETKHAS from the coding sequence GTGAACGAAACCGCTGTCGAGGCGCTTCGTCTAGAAGACATCACGAAACGATTTGGCGCGCTGACCGCAAATGATGCGGTCAGCCTGTCGTTGAATCAAGGTGAAGTCGTCGCTCTTTTGGGTGAAAATGGTGCTGGTAAAACCACGCTAATGAACATCATTTTCGGCCAATATGCGGCGGATAGTGGTTTCGTGCGCGTCTTTGGTAAGGACTTGCCATCGGGTAATTCACGTGCAGCCTTGGATGCAGGCGTGGGTATGGTGCATCAGCATTTTACGCTTGCCGACAATTTAACCGTGTTAGAGAACATCACCCTTGGGACCGAGCCGTTATTGCGCATCCGGGCCGATTGGCAGGGCGCGCGCGCACGGATTTCAGAACTATCCGCGAAGTATAACTTGGCGGTGGCCTGTGATGCGCGCGTTGGTGCGCTGACAGTGGGTGAACGGCAACGGGTTGAGATTCTCAAAGCTCTTTACCGCGATGTACGTATCTTGATCTTGGATGAACCAACCGCAGTGTTGACGCCGCAAGAAGCAGACGACCTCTCTGCCACGCTACGGCTGGCCGTCGCGGACGGACTGTCGATTATTTTCATCTCTCATAAACTGCATGAGGTGATGGCTATCGCCGACCGTGTCGTTGTATTGCGCCACAGTAAGGTGATTGGTGAAGCCCGGACAAAAGACACGAACAAGGCCGCGCTCGCGGCGATGATGATGGGCACCCAAGCGGATACCCCCAAAGTGGTGACGGCGGCCCCCGGCAAGACGCTGCTGGCCCTTACGAATGTCACAACGCCCAACCAAGGCACCGCACCAGGACTGAAATCTGTTTCGTTTGCGCTGAAAGCGGGGCAGATCATTGGGTTGGCCGGTGTCTCGGGTAACGGGCAAGCTGCCCTTGCGGGTCTGGTCGGTGGAACCATGAAGCCTTCTTCGGGTAGGCTGATTTTGAATGGGAAGGATCAACAAAATTGGTCCCCACGTATCGCCATACAAAGTGGCATTGCCCGAATCCCAGAGGACCGACACAAGACAGGTACGATTGCCGATTTCGACTTGACCGAAAACGCGATCCTTGAACGGTATATGACCGAAGGTTTCAGCAAATCTGGTTGGTTAAACTGGCGCTCCGCACGCGAATTTACGAATGCAATTATCGCCAAATATGACGTCCGCTGCCCCGGTCCAGATACACCGATCCGATTACTGTCTGGGGGCAATATGCAAAAATTGATCTTAGGGCGCACGTTAGAGACTAATCCGCAAGTGATCCTCGCCAATCAACCCGTACGGGGGTTGGATATCGGCGCTGTTCACTACGTTCATAGTCAGCTTTTGGCAGCACGCGACCGTGGGGCGGCTGTTTTGCTGATCTCAGAAGACTTGGACGAGATCATGGCCCTGTCCGACGTCATTCATGTCATCGCAGATGGCCGTCTTTCGCCCGGCTTTGATCGGGGGCAGATGACACCCGCGCAATTGGGGTTATGGATGGCCGGCCAAGGATTTGAAAACGAGACAAAACATGCGTCTTGA
- a CDS encoding ABC transporter permease — MRLEPITDPSLARKLGFPFVALCATFISASLLAMIAGANPFSVLYLILKGAFGSSFAILETLNRATPLIFTGLAVAVAFRAKFWNIGAEAQLYVGALMTVLLGTGVLPWPSAVLLPVLALTAILAGAVLLLIPALLKTRFGVDEVVTTLLFNFIFLLFISMLLEGPLKDPMGMGWPKSARLIDEARLPRIFDGLRLHWGFGLAIISAVLIWLIQTRSTLGYEMRAVGLNRQAAAFAGIPVNRVLLQTALLSGGLAALAGFSEVAGVKASLTLDLSPGYGYTGIIVAMLALLNPLGVVVAALFVAGIFVGADSMSRAADVPTYLADMMLAIALLLMVLAIMLTRFRIVRD; from the coding sequence ATGCGTCTTGAACCAATCACTGACCCAAGTTTAGCACGCAAGCTGGGTTTTCCATTTGTCGCACTCTGCGCCACATTCATTAGCGCGTCGCTGCTTGCGATGATCGCAGGGGCGAACCCGTTTTCGGTCCTTTACCTTATCCTAAAGGGGGCGTTTGGATCGTCGTTTGCGATCCTTGAGACATTGAATCGGGCGACGCCTTTGATCTTCACAGGGCTTGCGGTAGCGGTGGCCTTTCGGGCCAAATTTTGGAACATCGGCGCTGAAGCCCAACTTTATGTAGGCGCATTAATGACGGTGTTGTTGGGGACCGGCGTTTTGCCGTGGCCATCAGCGGTGTTGCTGCCGGTATTGGCATTGACGGCTATTCTGGCGGGGGCAGTGTTATTGTTGATACCTGCGCTTTTGAAAACCCGGTTTGGTGTGGATGAGGTCGTCACCACCTTATTGTTTAACTTCATTTTCTTGCTATTCATTTCCATGCTGCTTGAAGGCCCCTTGAAAGACCCAATGGGCATGGGATGGCCCAAATCTGCCCGGCTCATCGACGAAGCACGGCTGCCCCGCATTTTCGACGGTTTACGCCTTCATTGGGGTTTTGGTTTGGCGATCATTTCGGCCGTCCTCATTTGGCTGATCCAGACCCGAAGCACCTTAGGATACGAGATGCGTGCGGTAGGCCTGAACCGGCAAGCGGCGGCGTTTGCGGGCATTCCGGTCAATCGCGTGTTGCTGCAAACGGCGTTGTTGTCGGGCGGGCTTGCGGCGCTCGCCGGGTTTTCGGAGGTGGCAGGCGTAAAGGCGAGCCTGACGCTCGATCTTTCACCCGGCTATGGCTACACCGGAATTATTGTCGCGATGTTGGCGTTGTTGAACCCTTTAGGCGTGGTGGTCGCGGCACTGTTTGTCGCGGGTATTTTTGTGGGTGCTGATAGCATGAGCCGTGCGGCGGATGTGCCCACTTATCTTGCGGATATGATGCTGGCGATCGCGCTTTTGTTGATGGTGTTGGCAATCATGCTGACACGGTTCCGGATCGTGAGGGACTGA
- a CDS encoding sugar ABC transporter permease produces the protein MVAVDPSVAADVTKPKADNRQARIGWGLAAPALILMVLILLVPIIVAGVLSFTDYSLGNPGFDWVGLQNYERLFTRSTYEKMFVATFTYVVTVVPISVGLGLGAALLVHSLGRIGDIYKTIYFLPVMATLLAMAIAWEFMLHPTIGMVNRTLEMSCGTWFEVIPFFAGGCAEGFPLWLGDRDYAIWVVCFIGIWQGFGFNMVLFLAGLTSVHRELYHAAEMDGARSGWERFRLVTWPALGPTTVFVVTISCIRAFQVFDTIEAFWPQGGGPNKSAYVMMFAIFEKGIQQNLIGIGSAITMLFLLFVMFLTLIQRWLVERKVHY, from the coding sequence ATGGTGGCCGTGGACCCCAGCGTCGCAGCAGACGTCACCAAGCCCAAAGCCGACAACAGACAAGCGCGCATAGGCTGGGGGTTGGCAGCGCCTGCGTTGATTCTGATGGTTTTGATCTTGCTGGTGCCGATTATCGTGGCCGGTGTCCTGTCTTTCACCGACTATTCGTTGGGCAACCCCGGTTTTGATTGGGTCGGGTTGCAAAACTACGAGCGCCTGTTCACCCGTTCCACCTACGAAAAGATGTTTGTCGCGACCTTTACATATGTGGTCACCGTGGTGCCAATTTCCGTGGGTCTTGGCCTTGGGGCGGCCTTACTGGTTCATTCGCTGGGCCGGATCGGGGACATCTACAAGACGATCTATTTCCTGCCGGTGATGGCCACGCTTCTGGCGATGGCGATTGCTTGGGAGTTCATGCTGCACCCGACCATTGGCATGGTAAACCGCACGTTGGAGATGAGCTGCGGGACGTGGTTCGAGGTCATCCCCTTCTTTGCAGGCGGCTGCGCCGAGGGCTTCCCTTTGTGGCTGGGGGATCGTGACTACGCGATCTGGGTGGTTTGTTTCATTGGCATCTGGCAGGGCTTCGGCTTCAACATGGTGTTGTTTTTGGCCGGTTTAACGTCGGTGCATCGCGAGCTGTACCACGCCGCCGAAATGGATGGTGCCCGCTCTGGGTGGGAGCGGTTCCGACTGGTCACTTGGCCCGCCCTCGGACCCACCACCGTCTTTGTCGTGACCATTTCCTGCATCCGCGCCTTTCAAGTCTTTGACACGATCGAGGCCTTCTGGCCCCAGGGCGGCGGGCCGAACAAATCTGCCTACGTGATGATGTTCGCGATCTTCGAGAAGGGCATCCAGCAGAACCTGATCGGAATCGGCTCGGCCATCACCATGTTGTTCCTGCTGTTCGTCATGTTTCTGACCCTGATCCAGCGCTGGTTGGTCGAACGCAAGGTGCACTACTGA
- a CDS encoding BMP family protein yields the protein MSNVLRPSRRHFMVTSAVSALLASTTRTLAADPIKTAGIYTVPVEQQWVSRIHIAAVAAQDRGDITYSYSENVSNTDYARVIREYAEAGNKLIIGEVFGAEQEAREVAADYPDVAFLMGSSFKEDPALPNFAVFDNYIQDAAYLSGIIAGSMSTSNNIGMVGGFPIPEVNRLMHAFMAGAQEMNPGIAFQVSFIGSWFDPPKAKETALAMIENGADVLYAERFGVSDAAKEQGVLAIGNVINTQAEYPDTVVASAIWHFEPTLDKAIAEVQAGTFAAADYGIYSFMNAGGTSLAPLGTFEGKVPAEALALVEQRKAEIMSGAYVVTINDDEPTSS from the coding sequence ATGTCCAATGTACTTCGCCCCAGTCGCCGTCACTTCATGGTTACAAGTGCAGTATCCGCGCTGCTGGCGAGCACGACTCGTACTCTCGCGGCAGATCCAATCAAGACCGCCGGGATTTACACAGTACCTGTCGAGCAACAATGGGTCAGCCGCATTCACATCGCGGCCGTCGCGGCCCAAGATCGCGGTGATATCACCTACAGCTACTCTGAAAACGTAAGCAATACTGACTATGCACGTGTCATTCGCGAATATGCGGAAGCGGGTAACAAGCTGATTATCGGCGAGGTTTTCGGTGCCGAACAAGAGGCCCGTGAAGTCGCCGCAGATTACCCTGATGTCGCCTTCCTCATGGGTTCTAGCTTCAAAGAAGACCCCGCGTTGCCGAATTTTGCGGTTTTTGACAACTACATTCAAGATGCCGCCTACCTCTCGGGCATCATTGCTGGGTCCATGAGCACATCGAACAATATTGGTATGGTTGGTGGTTTCCCGATCCCGGAAGTGAACCGGTTGATGCATGCCTTCATGGCTGGCGCGCAGGAAATGAACCCAGGAATCGCCTTCCAGGTCAGCTTTATCGGCAGTTGGTTTGATCCGCCCAAGGCCAAGGAAACCGCCCTTGCGATGATCGAAAACGGTGCCGATGTTCTGTATGCCGAACGGTTCGGGGTCTCGGACGCAGCAAAAGAACAGGGCGTTCTGGCGATTGGGAACGTCATCAATACGCAGGCCGAATACCCTGATACTGTCGTGGCATCCGCCATCTGGCACTTTGAACCGACGTTGGACAAAGCTATCGCTGAGGTTCAGGCAGGCACATTCGCTGCGGCTGACTACGGGATCTATTCTTTCATGAACGCGGGCGGTACTTCGCTTGCACCGCTTGGTACTTTTGAGGGCAAGGTTCCGGCGGAGGCATTGGCATTGGTTGAACAGCGCAAGGCCGAGATTATGTCGGGTGCGTATGTCGTAACCATCAACGATGACGAGCCGACCTCGTCGTGA